In Paraburkholderia flava, one genomic interval encodes:
- a CDS encoding glycine zipper 2TM domain-containing protein — protein MDNLNNTQPAQQNTSQRRMHPLVATAAGAVIVASLAATAAVTGLFPKASSTDAQNNQTQAAQVSPGASQAVVDSAAPANPAAYAQQQAPRAPAPTRQQQQYAAQQAPQYAQQQPAQPAYCQSCGTVEGISAVRQEGHGTGVGAVGGAVAGGVVGNQFGRGGGRTAMTILGALGGGLAGNSVEKHLRSTTSYSVRVRMENGHTRYFTYASPPPFQQGQRVRVENGTIVAG, from the coding sequence ATGGACAATCTGAACAACACACAGCCCGCGCAACAGAACACTTCACAACGCCGTATGCACCCGCTCGTCGCGACCGCAGCCGGTGCCGTGATCGTCGCCAGCCTCGCGGCTACTGCGGCCGTCACGGGCCTGTTCCCGAAGGCATCGAGCACGGATGCGCAAAACAATCAGACGCAAGCCGCGCAGGTCTCGCCTGGTGCATCGCAGGCGGTCGTCGATTCGGCGGCGCCGGCTAATCCGGCTGCTTATGCGCAGCAACAGGCACCGCGTGCGCCTGCGCCGACGCGGCAGCAGCAGCAATACGCGGCCCAGCAGGCACCGCAATACGCGCAACAGCAGCCGGCTCAACCGGCGTACTGCCAGAGCTGCGGCACGGTCGAAGGGATTTCGGCTGTTCGTCAGGAAGGTCACGGAACGGGGGTCGGCGCGGTCGGCGGTGCAGTGGCCGGCGGCGTGGTCGGTAACCAGTTCGGACGCGGCGGCGGCCGTACCGCGATGACGATACTGGGCGCACTGGGCGGTGGGCTCGCCGGTAACTCGGTCGAAAAGCATCTGCGCAGCACGACGTCGTATTCGGTCCGCGTGCGGATGGAGAACGGCCATACGCGCTACTTCACGTATGCGTCGCCGCCACCGTTCCAGCAAGGCCAGCGCGTGCGTGTCGAGAACGGCACGATTGTGGCAGGCTGA